The Bacillus sp. Marseille-Q1617 genome has a segment encoding these proteins:
- a CDS encoding UDP-N-acetylmuramoyl-L-alanyl-D-glutamate--2,6-diaminopimelate ligase, translating to MRLHTLLEVLPFYKVHGEGNPAISNIANHHKKVRDGDLFICIQGLEVDSHSLAHVAEMNGAAAILAERKVDVHIPVILVPDTKKAMAVLSDYFYKQPSHQLLLVGVTGTNGKTTTTHLIDQVFTGNGIKTGLIGTMHIKAGDELEVSHNTTPDSLTLQQTFYRFCQKGITSAIMEVSSHALDQGRVHGCDYDIAVFTNLSQDHLDYHRTMDEYRNAKGLLFSQLGNTYFKKSPKYAIINLDDDSAEYFIRSTAAHVFTYGLTNEADFYAKDLELKSSESSFRLVSPFGEKEMVLNMAGRFNVYNALAAIAAASAAGIPIEQSVKVLEKAQGVRGRFESVAEGKPFSVIVDYAHTPDGLKNVLETIQSITEGEIIVVVGCGGDRDKIKRPIMAEIACDYGDFAIFTSDNPRTENPRDILKDMEAGVVGKQYKLIADRKDAIKEAILRAKEGDIVLIAGKGHETYQIIGHDVYDFDDRDVARQIIREM from the coding sequence ATGAGATTGCACACTTTGCTGGAAGTACTTCCGTTTTATAAAGTACATGGTGAAGGAAATCCGGCTATTTCAAACATCGCTAATCACCATAAGAAAGTAAGGGATGGTGACTTATTTATCTGCATTCAAGGACTGGAGGTCGACAGCCACTCCCTTGCCCATGTTGCAGAGATGAATGGTGCAGCTGCTATTCTTGCAGAAAGGAAAGTGGATGTTCATATACCCGTCATCCTTGTACCGGACACTAAAAAAGCCATGGCTGTGCTATCGGATTATTTCTATAAACAGCCTTCACATCAATTATTGCTGGTGGGTGTGACCGGCACGAATGGTAAGACGACAACCACGCATCTCATCGATCAGGTTTTTACCGGTAACGGAATAAAAACCGGCCTTATCGGTACGATGCATATTAAAGCGGGCGACGAGCTCGAGGTGAGTCATAATACGACGCCGGATAGTTTGACCCTGCAGCAGACGTTCTACCGATTTTGTCAGAAAGGGATTACTTCTGCCATTATGGAAGTTTCTTCGCATGCCCTTGATCAGGGCAGGGTGCATGGATGTGATTACGATATTGCAGTTTTCACAAATTTATCGCAGGACCACCTGGATTATCATCGCACCATGGATGAGTATCGGAATGCGAAAGGCTTATTGTTCTCTCAATTAGGAAATACTTATTTTAAAAAATCACCTAAATATGCCATTATCAATTTGGATGATGATTCAGCTGAATATTTTATCCGATCTACTGCAGCACATGTGTTCACATACGGCTTAACAAATGAAGCCGATTTCTATGCTAAAGACCTAGAGTTGAAATCCTCGGAATCTTCCTTTAGGCTGGTGAGTCCGTTCGGGGAGAAGGAAATGGTCCTTAACATGGCAGGCAGGTTCAATGTATACAACGCATTAGCTGCCATTGCTGCAGCATCGGCTGCCGGCATCCCCATCGAACAAAGTGTAAAGGTCCTGGAAAAAGCACAGGGGGTCAGAGGAAGGTTTGAATCAGTCGCTGAAGGCAAGCCTTTTTCAGTGATCGTTGATTATGCTCATACACCGGACGGTTTGAAAAATGTGCTGGAAACCATTCAATCCATTACTGAAGGTGAAATCATCGTTGTAGTCGGATGCGGAGGGGACAGGGATAAAATCAAACGTCCCATCATGGCTGAAATTGCATGTGACTACGGTGATTTTGCAATCTTCACCTCGGATAATCCCCGTACTGAAAATCCGAGGGATATCTTGAAAGATATGGAAGCGGGGGTTGTCGGCAAACAATATAAGTTGATTGCCGATCGAAAAGACGCGATAAAAGAAGCTATTCTTCGTGCAAAAGAAGGAGACATTGTGCTCATTGCCGGTAAAGGGCATGAAACCTATCAAATAATCGGGCATGATGTATATGATTTTGATGACCGTGATGTTGCAAGACAAATCATAAGGGAGATGTAA